Proteins encoded in a region of the Hippopotamus amphibius kiboko isolate mHipAmp2 chromosome 11, mHipAmp2.hap2, whole genome shotgun sequence genome:
- the ADGRF1 gene encoding adhesion G-protein coupled receptor F1, which translates to MRVPALLLFSFFMVIQGWNGFLGSSDGIKAKQELVVNKGKPSGSIQEYELLFQVAYRNSKEKRDMKNFLKSLEPLSFFLPGGTKIIRAKATTYCSSLSGVLRCACEDGYSWFPPSCLDPQKCYLHTEGSLQSCDCPLKNLTQSVHFCERTKVWGTFKINERFTKDLLDSSSAIYSKYTTGIEIQLKEAYKSIQGFESVRVTQFRHHGRDGSIIAGYEVVGSSSTSELLSGIEQAAEKAKTGLHQLFALEDNSFRVFGKAQCNSIVFGFGSKNDEYTLPCSSGYSGSITVRCQPSEWHVLRETCVLSELEELKKNLNVIANNATEATVSSLVQNLSMVIQQSPSTTAGNLASVVSILGNVASLSVKSKLKVSISTMENVINISDRILNSASVTNWTVLLQKEKNASSELLASLENISLLVPPTALPLNFSGKFINWRGIPTPSNQSSFNYNYQTEMFKKNTSDPIKGHVLIRSDQFQKPFPETIISMTSLTLGNILPVTKNGNAQVNGPVIATVIQNYSIDEIFLTFSKIESNLSQPHCVFWDFRHLQWNDTGCHLVNETPDSVMCRCTHLTSFSMLMSPFIPSDIVPVVKWITFVGLGVSIASLILCLTIETLFWKQVNKNQTSHTRHICMVNIALCLLVADIWFIVAATVDTTANPSEVCTAAVFFTHFFYLSLFFWMLMLGCLLAYRVVLMFHHMATPLMVAVGFCLGYGCPLIISIITIAVTQPSDGYKRRDACWLNWSDGSKPLLAFAVPALTIVVVNLVVVLLVLTKLWRPAVGERLTQDNKATVVRVGRSLLILTPLLGLTWGFGIGTMVDSQNVAWHVIFALLNALQGFFILCFGILLDSKLQQLLLNKLPPLSFWKQASKQNTSDSSVKPRLEKTFNLFQYKGNYVLSSTGESSNDITLTQFSSTE; encoded by the exons ATGAGAGTTCCTGCACTCTtgctcttctccttcttcatGGTCATCCAGGGCTGGAATGGCTTCCTGGGG agcagTGATGGCATCAAAGCAAAACAAGAACTCGTTGTGAATAAGGGAAAGCCTTCAG gtTCAATCCAGGAATATGAGCTGCTATTTCAGGTGGCCTATAGGAATTCCAAGGAGAAAAGAGACATGAAAAACTTTCTGAAGTCTTTGGaacctttgtcattttttttaccTGGGGGAACGAAGATTATCAGAGCCAAGGCCACCACGT ACTGTAGCAGCCTGAGTGGGGTCCTGCGCTGTGCCTGTGAGGACGGCTACTCCTGGTTTCCTCCCTCGTGCCTTGATCCCCAGAAATGTTACCTTCACACGGAGGGATCGCTCCAGAGCTGTGACTGTCCTCTCAAAAACCTCACCCAGAGCGTCCATTTCTGTGAAAGAACAA AGGTTTGGGGTACtttcaaaattaatgaaagattTACAAAAGACCTTTTGGATTCATCTTCTGCTATATACTCCAAATATACCACTGGAATTGAAATTCAA CTTAAAGAAGCATACAAAAGTATCCAAGGTTTTGAGTCCGTTCGAGTCACCCAATTTCG TCATCATGGTAGAGATGGAAGCATCATTGCTGGGTATGAAGTTGTTGGTTCCAGCAGCACATCTGAACTGCTGTCAGGCATTGAGCAGGCAGCTGAGAAGGCTAAGACAGGCCTGCACCAGCTGTTTGCACTAGAAGACAACTCTTTTAGAGTGTTCGGAAAAG CCCAGTGTAACAGCATTGTCTTTGGATTTGGGTCTAAAAATGATGAGTATACTCTTCCCTGTAGCAGTGGCTACTCCGGAAGCATCACCGTCAGGTGCCAGCCCTCTGAGTGGCATGTCCTCAGGGAGACGTGTGTGCTCTCTGAGCTGGAGGAACTgaagaag AATCTCAATGTGATCGCCAACAACGCCACTGAGGCAACCGTGTCATCCTTGGTGCAGAATCTTTCAATGGTCATTCAGCAAAGCCCATCAACCACAGCTGGGAATCTGGCTTCTGTGGTGTCAATTCTGGGCAATGTCGCGTCCCTGTCTGTGAAAAGTAAATTAAAGGTGTCCATTTCGACAATGGAG AATGTCATCAATATATCTGACCGCATCCTTAATTCAGCCTCGGTAACCAACTGGACAGTGTTgctgcagaaagaaaagaatgccaGTTCCGAGCTACTAGCGTCACTGGAAAACATCAGCCTTCTGGTCCCTCCAACAGCTCTGCCTCTGAATTTTTCTGGAAAGTTCATTAACTGGAGAGGGATTCCAACACCCTCAAATCAAAGCAGTTTCAATTATAACTATCAGACTGAAATGTTCAAAAAAAATACCTCCGACCCCATCAAAGGCCATGTGTTAATTAGGTCAGACCAATTCCAGAAGCCCTTTCCAGAAACTATCATCAGCATGACCTCCTTGACCCTGGGGAACATTCTCCCCGTTACCAAAAATGGAAATGCTCAGGTCAATGGGCCCGTGATAGCCACGGTTATCCAAAACTATTCCATCGATGAAATTTTCCTCACTTTTTCCAAGATAGAATCGAATCTGAGCCAGCCTCATTGTGTGTTCTGGGATTTCAGGCATTTGCAGTGGAACGATACCGGCTGCCACCTGGTGAATGAAACTCCAGACTCGGTGATGTGCCGCTGTACTCACCTGACCTCCTTCTCCATGCTGATGTCACCCTTCATCCCCTCTGACATCGTTCCTGTGGTGAAATGGATCACCTTTGTGGGACTGGGGGTCTCCATTGCAAGTCTCATCTTATGCCTGACCATCGAAACTCTGTTTTGGAAGCAGGTCAACAAAAACCAAACCTCGCACACCCGTCACATTTGCATGGTGAACATAGCTCTGTGCCTCCTGGTTGCAGACATTTGGTTCATTGTTGCTGCCACCGTAGACACCACGGCAAACCCGTCTGAGGTCTGCACGGCTGCAGTGTTCTTCACGCACTTTTTCTACCTCTCCTTGTTCTTCTGGATGCTGATGCTTGGCTGCCTGCTGGCATATCGGGTGGTCCTCATGTTCCACCACATGGCCACGCCTTTGATGGTGGCTGTCGGGTTCTGCCTGGGCTATGGGTGCCCTCTCATTATATCCATCATCACCATTGCGGTCACACAACCCAGCGATGGCTACAAAAGGAGAGATGCCTGTTGGCTTAACTGGTCCGATGGGAGCAAACCTCTCTTGGCCTTTGCGGTTCCTGCCCTGACTATTGTGGTTGTGAATTTGGTGGTGGTGCTGTTAGTTCTCACGAAGCTCTGGAGGCCCGCTGTTGGAGAAAGGCTGACTCAGGACAACAAGGCCACTGTCGTCCGCGTGGGGAGGAGCCTCCTCATCCTGACCCCCCTGCTGGGGCTCACCTGGGGCTTTGGCATAGGAACAATGGTGGACAGCCAGAATGTGGCTTGGCACGTTATTTTCGCATTACTCAATGCATTACAG ggCTTTTTCATCTTATGTTTTGGAATACTCTTGGACAGTAAG CTGCAACAGCTGCTACTCAACAAGTTACCTCCTTTAAGCTTTTGGAAACAAGCATCAAAG CAAAACACCTCAGATTCATCAGTCAAACCCAGATTGGAAAAGACTTTCAACTTATTCCAATACAAAG gCAATTATGTACTTTCTAGTACTGGAGAGTCCTCAAATGACATCACGCTAACTCAGTTTTCATCAACTGAATAA